The genome window GTGTATCTTCCCCTTCTGATTTTTATTAAGATCAGAAACAAAGTTGTCCAGAGTCCTGCGCATAAGTTCTATACTGGAGAGGTTTTTGATGTTGGCATCGACCATGGTGGAATCCATCTTCTGAATTTCGGTTTCTAAATCGGCTATCTCAATTAACGCATCCGTCAGTTCTTCAAAAACTTCTTTGATCAGGTTATTGCCGGTCTTATTGGCGTGTTCGACAATTCTATCGCGAAACTCATAGACAGTTCTATAGGTCAAATTCAGCTGACCCACTCTTTTTAAACCCACTGCTTTCATGAAGCGAACATCATAATTGAAGCTATCAACAACTTCTTTATCGGTGAAATCAAATAACTGCCTTAAGATTTCCAGAGCAATGAGAATCTGGACGGGAAAGTTAGGTCTGCC of Halarsenatibacter silvermanii contains these proteins:
- a CDS encoding transposase encodes the protein MFSEYEEDETRGFGDFEYNLPESKQDQLNEGWPGIFYRKIFKNIDESKFKVLFSENMGRPNFPVQILIALEILRQLFDFTDKEVVDSFNYDVRFMKAVGLKRVGQLNLTYRTVYEFRDRIVEHANKTGNNLIKEVFEELTDALIEIADLETEIQKMDSTMVDANIKNLSSIELMRRTLDNFVSDLNKNQKGKIHKNVLTILSEEKFQEYLDEYTKKEIREILLGKIKTVKQHFKNDDEVNSLKSYELLCRLVDDQTIEAGGELKDDEDISADSL